CTAGTGGTATAGAGCACATATAGGCCCTCCCAGTGGTCTAgagcacatataggcctcccCAGTGGTCTAgagcacatataggcctcccCAGTGGTCTAGAGTacatataggcctcccagtggtctacagcacatataggcctcccagtggtctacagcacatataggcctcccagtggtctacagcacatataggcctcccagtggtctagagcacatataggcctcccagtggtatagagcacatataggcctcccagtggtctacagcacatataggcctcccagtggtctagagcacatataggcctcccagtggtctacagcacatataggcctcccagtggtctagAGCACATATAGGCCCTCCCAGTGGTCTAgagcacatataggcctcccagtggtctacagcacatataggcctcccagtggtctacagcacatataggcctcccagtggtctacagcacatataggcctcccagtggtctagagcacatataggcctcccagtggtctacagcacatataggcctcccagtggtctacagcacatataggcctcccagtggtctaggggcccatataggcctcccagtggtctagggcccatataggcctcccagtggtctacagcacataggcctcccagtggtctagagcacatataggcctcccagtggtctagagcacaataggcctcccagtggtctacagcacatataggcctcccagtggtctacagcacatataggcctcccagtggtctacagcacataggcctcccagtggtctagagcacaataggcctcccagtggtctaggagcacatataggcctcccagtggtctacagcacatataggcctcccagtggtctaggagcacatataggcctcccagtggtctacagcacatataggcctcccagtggtctagagcacatataggcctcccagtggtctagagcacatataggcctcccagtggtctacaacacatataggcctcccagtggtctacagcacatataggcctccccagtggtctacagcacatataggcctcccagtggtctagGGCCCaataggcctcccagtggtctagggcccatataggcctcccagtggtctacagcacatataggcctcccagtggtctagagcacatataggcctcccagtggtctacAGCACTATTGTTTGCCTTCAACATATAATAAAACAATCAAATCTACTGCCTACAAATTTGtgaatttattataatccacataagaatTGCCAAGAGCCGCTGTAGCACATAGCCTGGATAAGGTACAACGTAGGTACGGTGTGCATTCTATACAAACACCACTTCTAGCCTGGATAAGGTACAACGTAGGTACGGTGTGCATTCTATACAAACACCACTTCTAGCTGCCCCCTGGTGGCCATTCTACATATTTGTTCAGATATTCAAATCCTCCTGCGACGAAAGGGGccaaattaagatccaacatctttagtgccctccaagctcatcactaagctcaggaccctgggactgaacacctccctctgcaactggatgctggacttcctgacaggccgctgCCAGGTGATGAGGGTAGGCAATAACagatccgccacgctgatcctcaacacgggggcccctcaggggagcgtgcttagtcccctcctgtactccctgttcacccacgactgtgtgacCGCGCACGactacaacaccatcattatATGACTCACCTGAGACTGTGCGTTGATGTTAGCTCCGTTGGTCACCAGCTCCTTCACTACATCCACCTGACCAGCCAGAGACGCTATGTGGAGAGCTGTGTTCCCTTTCTAGAAAGACACAGGGAGGtatggggatagggagagagagggagtgtagggggagagagagagagagagagagagagagagagagagagagagagagagagagagagagagagagagagagagagacagagagagagagagccagagagagagagagagagagagagcgagagagagagagagagagagagagagagagagagagagagagagagagagagagagagagagagagccagagagagagagagagagagcgagagagagagagccagagagagagagtagagagagagagccgagagagagagaagcagacagacagacagacagacagacagacagacagacagacagacagacagagagacagagagagagagacagtgagataaTGTATCCTGTCAGTCAGGAACAGCTGCTGTTCTGTTACTTCCTCTAGCACCCTCTACATATAATATAGCTTGTTCTGTTCCTTCCTCTAGCACCCTCTACATATAATATAGCTTGTTCTGTTACTTCCTCTAGCACCCTCTACATATAATATAGCTTGTTCTGTTCCTTCCTCTACCACCCTCTCCATATAATATAGCTTGTTCTGTTCCTTCCTCTAGCACCCTCTACATATAAATATAGCTTGTTCTGTTCCTTCCTCTAGCACCCTCTACATATAATATAGCTTGTTCTGTTACTTCCTCTAGCACCCTCTACATATAATATAGCTTGTTCTGTTACTTCCTCTAGCACCCCCTCTACATATAATATAGCTTGTTCTGTTCCTTCCTCTAGCACCCTCTCCATATAATATAGCTTGTTCTGTTCCTTCCTCTACCACCCTCTACATATAATATAGCTTGTTCTGTTACTTCCTCTAGCACCCTCTACATATAATATAGCTTcttggcccaaatggcaccctatttcctacatagtgcactacttttgaccagagctctatggggtaccatttgggactctcCTTCCTCTAACCCTACTAACCCTGGGAACATGCTGCTGATGTTATAGGAGTAGAGAGTAGCAACATGTACATAGACAAGGACTCCATATAGTAGCTGTGGATTACTACCTGCTTCCTGTGATCTCCACGTTCTATAGTGGTGAGAATGAAAGGTGGTGATGTGACTTTGGAGCTGTGCTGAGACGGCTCCCTGCTCTGATAGGCTGAGACAGCATGGTCCTGCCGGCTCCCTGCTCTGATAGGCTGAGACAGCATGGTCCTGCcggctctctgctctgataggctGAGACAGCATGGTCCTGCcggctctctgctctgataggctGAGACAGCATGGTCTGCcggctctctgctctgataggctGAGACAGCATGGTCCTGCcggctctctgctctgataggctGAGACAGCATGGTCCTGCcggctctctgctctgataggctGAGACAGCATGGTCCTGCCGGCCTCTGCTCTGATAGGCTGAGACAGCATGGTCCCTGCcggctctctgctctgataggctGAGACAGCATGGTCCTGCcggctctctgctctgataggctGAGACAGCATGGTCCTGCcggctctctgctctgataggctGAGACAGCATGGTCCTGCcggctctctgctctgataggctGAGACAGCATGGTCCTGCcggctctctgctctgataggctGAGACAGCATGGTCCTGCcggctctctgctctgataggctGAGACAGCATGGTCCTGCCGGCTCCCTGCTCTGATAGGCTGAGACAGCATGGTCCTGCCGGCTCTATGCCTGATAGGCCCATTGATATGATGCCACAGCTTTAACTCAGCACTCTGATAGGCCCATTAACTGTGTTGTCATTAATATAGACACATTCTACATGGCatcctatcccctatgtagtgagATCCCAATAACTAGAGCCCTATAGGTGActgactcctccctccctcctccctataggtgACCAGTCAGGGActgactcctccctccctcctccctataggtgACCAGTCAGGGActgactcctccctccctcctccctataggtgACCAGTCAGGGActgactcctccctccctcctccctataggtgACCAGTCAGGGActgactctccctccctcctccctaggtGACCAGTCAGGGActgactcctccctccctcctccctataggtgACCAGTCAGGGActgactcctccctccctcctccctataggtgACCAGTCAGGGACtgactcccccctccctcctccctataggctacaAGTCAGGGCTCCTCCTATCTTATTACCAACttgtcagaggaggagaggggcgggGCTAACCTTAGTTGCTGCGTCCACATTGGCTCCCAGCTTGATGAGTTCTGTAACCACCTCCACATGGCCTTCTTTAGAGGCAAGATGGAGGGCGTTGAGGCCAttctacaggaggacagagaacacagagagatagtggtgaacacagagagatagtggagaacacagagagatagtggagaacacagagagatagtggtgaacacagagagatagtggtgaacacagagagatagtggtgaacacagagagatagtggagaacacagagagatagtggtgaacacagagagatagtggagaacacagagagatagtggagaacacagagagatagtggtgaacacagagagatagtggtgaacacagagagataggtggtgaacacagagagatagtggtgaacacagagagatagtggagaacacagagagatagtggtgaacacagagagatagtggtgaacacagagagatagtggtgaacacagagagatagtggtgaacacagagagatagtggagaacacagagagatagtggtgaaacacagagagatagtggagaacacagagagatagtggagaacacagagagatagtggtgaacacagagagatagtgggtgaacacagagagatagtggtgaacacagagagatagtggtgaacacagagagatagtggtgaacacagagagatagtggtgaacacagagagatagtggtgaacacagagagatagtggtgaacacagagagatagtggtgaacacagagagatagtggagaacacagagagatagtggtGAAAACAGAGAGATAGTGGTGAACACAGAGAGATCAGGATCTATGGATCATCCAGATCAGAACTAACATTTACAAACAACTAATATAGCTTATGGGCTGGGTTTCACTGAGGAGAATTCTAAAGAAAGATGAGGGGAGTTGTCTATCTgacctggttgggttagggggtcagagcttaggggttaggggtcagggggtcATGGATAGGGACTGACCTGGTTACAGAAGTTGATTTCGACCACAGACTatatggttagggggttaggtTTTAGGGATCAGTctatatggttaggggttaggttttagGGATCAGGGGTTAAGGGTCAGGGGTCATGGTTAGGGCCCTGGTTACAGATGTTGTGTTCGACCCCAGTctatatggttaggggttaggttttagGGATCAGTctatatggttaggggttaggttttagGGATCAGTCTatatggttagggggttagggtttagggatcAGTCATATGGTTAGGGGTTGGGAGGTTTTAGGATCAGTctatatggttaggggttagggtttagggatcagtctatggttagggttaggttttaggGATCAGTctatatggttaggggttaggttttagGGATCAGTctatatggttaggggttaggttttagGGATCAGTctatatggttaggggttaggttttagGGATCAGTctatatggttaggggttaggttttagGGATCAGGGGTTAAGGTTAATGGTTAGGGACTGACCTGGTTACAGATGTTGATTTCGACCCCAGTCTTCAGGTAATCCAAAGCCTTCTCTAGGTTCCCTGCCCGGGCTGCCCTCAGGTAGCTGGCATTACTGTCAGactggaagacagagagagatcacctagtttactatctacactgagtggacagtTAGTACCCCATGGATactgcattcacacacacacacacacacacacacacacacacacacacacacacacacacacacacacacacacacacacacacacacacacacacacacacacacacacacacacacacacacacacacacacacataacacacacacatatgccagTTAGTTCATCATATATAGTGCATTGAAGATCAACACCAGAGAAGATCAATGTGATTATTGGAAGGGCCAACCTCAGGTGAGCTGGTGAGCGCTGAGACAGTCTCCACCCTGACAGAGAACAGCCCTTTCTAAAGACACCAGCTCCAATCTCACAACCTGACAACTGGCTGCTGATCAACAGACAAGTAGTCtctgatgattaacagacagtagtctctGATGATTAACAGACGgtagtccctgatgattaacagacagtagtccctgatgattaacaTACAGTAGTCCccgattaacagacagtagtccctgatgatcaacagacagtagtccctaagctgattaacagacagtagtccctgatgattaacagacagtagtccctgattaacagacagtagtccctgctgattaacagacagtagtccctgctgattaacagacagtagtccctgctgattaacagacagtagtccctgattaacagacagtagtcctgattaacagacagtagtccctgattaacagacagtagtccctggtgattaacagacagtattccctgatgattaacagacagtagtccctgatgattaacagacagtagtccctgatgattaacagacagtagtccctgatgattaacagacagtagtccctgattaacagacagtagtccctgattaacagacagtagtccctgatgattaacagacagtagtccctgattaacagacagtagtccctga
This region of Coregonus clupeaformis isolate EN_2021a unplaced genomic scaffold, ASM2061545v1 scaf0748, whole genome shotgun sequence genomic DNA includes:
- the LOC123485594 gene encoding ankyrin-3-like produces the protein MAQAASQIKKRAIVDTSVEDEKLKKRKIRQAQRQLKKKSDSNASYLRAARAGNLEKALDYLKTGVEINICNQNGLNALHLASKEGHVEVVTELIKLGANVDAATKKGNTALHIASLAGQVDVVKELVTNGANINAQSQ